In Gemmatimonas sp., the following are encoded in one genomic region:
- a CDS encoding AAA family ATPase, with protein MAESETLEYHVEHLLPVRSLVTLWAPSGIGKTFVMLDLALHVAAGKPWHDHPVQQSPVLYVVGEGFAGMRSRVAAWCAEHEVEPSWLDPWIGFRRIPFDVASADTCNEVRAELASKRLAPGLVILDTLSANAAPGFDESKTADMKLLLDGARALRDDFACSVILVHHTGHDQSRERGSSDLRAAMDVSLSLKTTGGDMRLLTIEKARDFAAPDPIKLALRERHGARVIERLSSLEEGLKPAQRAVLLVLAEVGQGEPVKASDWQRSAGYAAGHFYRLREELLKLKLILNVPKKGYALTEGGAAVVAESQAADLLTHSHSALIGQNESGIHSLSSPPPTRGEYESDSGALAA; from the coding sequence ATGGCCGAATCTGAGACGCTCGAGTACCACGTCGAGCACCTGCTCCCGGTGCGCTCCCTCGTCACGCTGTGGGCGCCGAGTGGCATCGGCAAGACGTTCGTGATGCTCGACCTCGCGCTCCACGTGGCCGCGGGGAAGCCGTGGCACGATCACCCCGTGCAGCAGTCGCCCGTGCTCTACGTCGTGGGGGAAGGCTTTGCCGGTATGCGCAGCCGCGTCGCGGCCTGGTGTGCGGAGCACGAGGTCGAACCGAGTTGGCTCGACCCATGGATCGGCTTTCGACGGATCCCATTCGATGTCGCGTCGGCCGATACGTGCAACGAGGTGCGTGCTGAACTGGCGTCGAAGCGGCTCGCGCCGGGCCTCGTGATCCTTGATACGCTCTCGGCCAACGCCGCACCGGGGTTCGATGAATCGAAAACGGCCGACATGAAGCTTTTGCTCGACGGCGCACGGGCGCTGCGCGATGACTTCGCCTGCAGCGTGATCCTCGTGCACCACACCGGCCACGACCAGAGCCGGGAGCGCGGCAGCTCGGACCTGCGCGCGGCCATGGACGTGTCGTTGTCGCTCAAGACGACGGGCGGGGACATGCGGCTTCTCACCATTGAGAAGGCGCGCGACTTCGCGGCGCCGGATCCGATCAAGCTCGCGCTGCGCGAGCGCCACGGCGCCCGGGTGATCGAGCGGTTGTCCTCGTTAGAAGAGGGCTTGAAGCCCGCGCAGCGGGCGGTCCTACTAGTGCTCGCCGAGGTTGGCCAAGGTGAGCCGGTGAAGGCGTCCGATTGGCAACGGTCCGCAGGGTACGCGGCCGGGCACTTCTATCGGCTCCGCGAGGAGTTGTTGAAGCTCAAGCTGATCTTGAACGTGCCGAAGAAGGGATACGCGCTCACCGAGGGTGGTGCCGCGGTGGTCGCTGAGTCGCAGGCCGCCGACCTACTCACTCACTCTCATTCCGCTCTCATTGGGCAAAATGAGAGTGGAATTCACTCACTCTCATCTCCTCCCCCTACTAGGGGAGAGTATGAGAGCGATTCGGGCGCGCTTGCCGCGTGA